The genomic interval catttgtttgCATTAATGGAAATGTCATTAAGACAGATGCATTGAAATTAGTTGGCTGTGTGTAATAAAAGTTGCCTCAAGTTCATGTGTTCACCATTGACAATTAggcagttctttttttttccttttttttgagTTGCTTTTCagattttgtggttttgtgttgTAAACTACCACTGAGAAGTAATCTGCAGGTATCTATTGgtctgtatgtttttaaatattcctGTCTTATCTGCTTGTTTAAATCAACAGTTTTAGATTCAAGGTAAATTGCAAAGAGTTACAGAAATGTGTTGGGTTAATAGGCCTTAAATGCCAAAAGTATATCAATGTCGACAATAATCCTTTGTAACTTTTTACAGccataatttcattttttgtatgAAGGCTCCCAATAAACTTTGGCAAATTTGACAATTCAGTTTTTGTCCCCTTTTTGGCCATTTGTCATTCCGGATCCAACTTTAAAAATACCTTTTAATTAAAGGCTTATCACAGCATTTGCCCTGTTTCTTAATACAAGTTtccttttgtcattttaaataaGAGTTAAATTCAGTGCATACAAAAGTTAGTGTTAACTCATGTTGGTAGTTACAAAGTGCTGATGTTTAGCAATTAGTGAGAACCTGATGTAAAATTCAGATGAATAAGGGAATTAAactattttaaatgtagtgtttacACTACTTCCTATAGAGCTGGCACTAAAATATTGAGGTTTGGTAGACCTGCCAATTTCAAGGTCAGTGTTCAGTCACACTTCAGATTTTTGAACACACCCTGGAGTCTTATGATAGACCACAATGTTTAAGGTTCACTATATTTAtggtgaagacattttaatcaaaaagattgacttctttttaatgccataacagaataaaacactttgtttatatatggTTGTCTCCGTTGTGGACAACCATCATTACTTACGACTATAAGTGACTCAGGTAGACGCATTCATGAACGGGGTCATCATCCATAATCGTGTTCGCCAACTCTTACAGAATTCAGGACATCTCCCAGTTCCTGTCGTGGATTTTATTTGAAAGTGTAATGTTAAAACTTTCAGTCATGGGATCTTGCAAAAGATTTGACATGAATATCCATGAAACCCTGAGGCTATTGTGACATGCATTATATAAATAGTTGTTGCATAAAGGTTGCAGAAAGTTTACAGCACTTAACACTTCTTTTTACTTAGTACAAAAATCTACCCGTGAAATGAAACCACTCAAATATTACAGCCTGTGAAAAGCATGAACAATAAACTATTTCTTGGACTTTGATTGCACATATGACACTAGACCAAAAGGGGTTAGCCTTGAATGGCTGCTTTAAGCTTTACATGCCACCAAGTTTGATGCTCCAAATCTTCACTAGGCTTTATCTGCCCATCCCTGCTTCTGAGTGACAGGTGCTGGAATTGTCCTTTAATGGAGGTGGGATGGTTAAACAGATAGACATTTCCCCATACAACCAGCTTAGTCCTCATTTTCCTGTGTAAAACCATGAAACACTTCCAATAATTCACCATGCATTGACCTTCGGTCTTTAACAAACGACACAAGACGGGTTTAATGCATATACTGGAAACTTTATCTTCTAACAAAAGGTATTACAACAACAAAATTGTTTTAACAAATCTCTACTGTCaacatttttctattttcttttattttttccccttactttttttttttcttttttgataattttactcttttttttcccccccaatttttttcctcctccagaaAGTCGTTGACATCTGGAAAAAACATTTAGATGGTTAAGTCTTAGTTTTGTGATGACATTTAATGTCTGCAATTTAGCacattttttaatgaaacacagCTGTGCAGGATTCTTCTGAAATATTGAACAGTGATCATCACAATAGTTCCTACTTCCTGATGTTTCACTCAGAAGTATTGGAGCATTTTATGGATTTCACAGAGTGAAGAACAAAACTACATTAATTTAACCAATAAGCAAATAATTCGAGATATTTGCAAAACCTTAAGGGACTGGGCAGGGCTtcacacaggtgtgtgttgaGTTTTCTCACAGCATGACTTGTCTGAACGTTGTCCTTTCTGACCTGAAAGGGCTCTTCACTTAGTAGGCGAGCATTCCTTCACCTGATGAGCCTGCAGGACAGCAATTGCCTCGTCAACCTAACCAAAGGAAAGTGAAAGAAATCATTTACCAACACCAGTCTCATCATTGATACCCCTAAAGTCTGTACATCAAGTCAAGCATACATCAAGCATGTCTACGTTAAACATGAGAAATACAGTCTATAAAAGACAGCCTGAAGAAAAGTGAACATAATTATACCTTAGAGTGCAGGGACTCGGGCGACTCCAGCATGTGCAGCAGCTCCGAGTTGTCAATCTCCAGCAGCATCCCAGTAATTTTACCAGCCAAGTTTGGGTGAAGGGCATGGATCATAGGATACAGTCGCTCCCCTGTGTATCACAGCagagaaagacaacaaacaaaaatatacaagTTGCTTCAGTTTTGAAAGAGGACACAAAGGGGCAGAACTGATTGATGCCACACCAAGAAGCTGTTTTTGATCCATTAGTGGAGCTGCAGCCAACATGGAGGCAGTCAGTGGCTCTGGTCCAATGTGTACGGGAGGCTCCATCACAGGTGCAGGAACAACCTAAGGACAACGACAACATTACTCCAATGACTATCTCCTGAAGATATGTCTTGACTATACTTTACTTTTGAATTTGAATCTGTGCCTCTATGCCGAAGTTATGGCACTGAATCATCACACAGGCATTAATCAAGCTTAAGGTACCTGAAGTCTTGTCATGGGTGCAGGTATAGTAATGACCTGCTGGGCGTTTCTCACTGCAGACGAGTACTTGTACTGGCTGTTTCTGGTCACACCAGGCATGTCAGTACGCCCTCCTACAGTCTGGGTCCCAATGTTATCTAATTAAAAGACATTACACATGTCAGATGCTACCATCCACGTAATGGCACAGCTCAGAATGTGTTGACATAGATCTTGTACATACTCATCTTGTGCGTGGAGCTGACGATGCGTGGAGCCTGGGTGGAGGCCTGTCTGACTGTAGCGATGGCAGTCGATCCGCGACGGGGAGCAGAACCACCGACATACTGGGCTGTGTAGGGACCTTAAAACATGGGCGATGACCTTTATAACACACTGCCTGTAAACACATAGCCATTTGAGCATTTAAACAAATGATCCATTCACCCTGTATTCGGGTTGGTTGTCCTGCCCAACGTGGCACTGGCCTCATGTTGCTGACAGCATTGTGGTTGTAGAAGGAGCGAGAGGGAGGCTACAAGATAAATAACCAGTACAGGAGTCAAATTGCAGGTCAATAACTGGATCAGTTATAATTATTGTCATGTGATGTTGAGGGAATTACAGAAGTTAGACTTGTTACGCTGCACAACACATGTCAATTGAATCAGGATCCTGAATTTGCACCTGCCAGCAACCCAACTCCTGTGAAATACATCTAGAGGCCCATTCAGACTGTATTAACATCTGGTCAGGAGGTTGGGAGATTCGGACATTATCTGCCCTGGACAGTCATTTTAATTCCATCTTGTGCGTGTGTACTACAGTCTCTTTTTTTGGCAAACCTGCTGGTCCTGCCGAGAGTGATATCCTTGTGTTTTCAAGAGTATCTTTGAGTTTTTGCCTGTCCTATTGCTTTTTTATTACTTCAGTATCGAATTAcgaacaaatacacaaaattgggatcaaaTAAAAGTTCAAACCTGTGGTACAGTCATGTAGTATCCAGTCTGCTGGTATGAGTCTATGATCGGACTTGTCATGGTCCTCAAGGTGGCGAGTCTCTGCATGTATTTATTGGTCAGGATTGCTTTACGCTCCTCCCTCCGCTGAGCCAGAGCCACATACAGCGGTTTGGTAGCAACGATTCTTCCGTTCATTTCAGTTACTGCTTTTGTCGCCTCCTCGGgtgaagagaaacagacaaagcCGAAGCCCTTGCTTTGGGAGCCATCTGTCATGACCTTCAGGAAACAAAGAAACTCAAATTCAGAAATGTTAGAGATGCTTGACAACAAGAAATGTAGACGtacagctgctggaagtgtTGTTGTCGTTTTGACAAACTTCCTGTTCATTTTGCAGATAACAATCCTCTCCCTCATCACACTCCCACGACTCCTTTCTTTTTTCGAGgcagctctctttgcctctttgtTCTAGATTTTTTCATCACTTGGCATGTTTGGTCGTATGAGCCATCACCAGGAGTGTTGGAGTTTGCCAGTACAGGTACCAGATTAGAAGGGTCCTGCTCCCCTTGCGTGTTCCAAAAGCAGACAGGACCACCTTTTATTTCTCTGTGCTGATTtgatcagaatcagtattccttttTTGTCCCACAAATAGGGAAATTGGTGTGCCACAGCAGCCGAAGGACAGatcacaaaaaaactatagtaaaaaataaaaacaatataatttaaaaaaaaagaaaaagaataaactCATATATATGGGcatggaaaccaaaaaaaataaaaataattctaGATGACCTCAaaagcagggggaggagagacaccAAGCACTCTAAAATAGCAATCAATGTTGGAATaaagctatttaacacttattcAACACTTATTCAGCTTTAAGACTTGGGATCCAGTTTTTGCACTCGACGGGCAGATCTTGTTTGGAGTTGCACAGGATGAGAAGAGGTATACATCATTTATGTTTGGTGCTCAGCGCAGTCCTAGATGAGGGACAGTGTTTAACTATTGCTGAACTTACAACATGAAGACACCATCCATATTATCCTCACCTTTTTGGTGGTGCTGCTGTTAACATTACCCagatgaaaagttaaataaaagctACACAAATTTCCAGAATTTCTATAAAAATGTGTACATGCTTAAATAACTGTATATGTGTTCAAAGTTTGTGCTTCAATGTGCAAGTCTGTGTTTTATCACCTTGAACCATCAACACTTATAAACACTGAATCCCATTGTTAGTTTTGTCCAGTGACAACGCCAACTTAGTCCATTTAGACAATATGGATACTGATCCTTGTAAATGGTGTTGGCAAGGCCTTCTAAAGAAATACAAAGATTGTAGGATGTGTGAAGTTGCAAATTTCATTGAAGAAGGCCTGAGTGTCATGTCATTACAATACCTTGGCACTGGTGATGGTGCCATAAGGGGCAAACTCCTTCCGGAGTCTCTCATCATCTATGCTATCGTCCAGGTTCTTCACATACAGATTCACCCCCTGTAATCAGAGAGAGTAAGAAATGCATTCAGTTTAATTTTCTacattacattttctaaattatttTCTCTGTCCAGTGTTACTGTAAGCAAGGTGTTGCAAGAGTATGTGCTCATCTAACATACTTTGTGGAAATAAACATCTATATCAACAACTAAGATAAGGCCGACTTTGTGACCACTAATGACCCTTtccaaatattttaaatatcaaCTCTAAAGAGATCTTTAGCAATAGGAGTCATTGTTCAACCTTGATTGACAACAGCCTGACAGTATGCACAGAATGCAGCAGCACCTGATAGCGCTGGATTCGGTCCTGTTTGATCTGATCAAACTTGCGCTTGAGCTCTCCTTGGCGCTCCAGCCGCTTCTGAGCCCGACCTACGTAGACCATTTTCCCATTGATTTCCTTTCCATTCATTTCACTGACCGCCTGGGGAACAAGAGGAGCATTAACATTTGACCTGTACAGGACAAAAGGTGGTCATGGTGGTAAAGTTTAATTACCTGATATCTGACTGAAATATTGACTTCTTAAGGTGGCTGTATTAATGCAGGGAATTAAATCTACCTTGGCTGTAAAATAGTGAGTCAATGCTGCAGGCTCAGCCTTAGATTAACTGCTTCTGTTGGCAGGAAAACAATCTGAGTGGACATAGAAACTTGCCACACACTACCTTCTGAGCATCCTCATGGTTAGCATAGTTTACAAAGCCAAATCCTCGTGAACGGCCCCTCTCATCCTTCATCACCCGGACACTGAGGGTCCTTCCTAAGATTTTGAGCACAAACCAGTCTGTAACTGTCTCATATGCAAAGTGTTAATTATATAAACTGAATACTAGGGCCCCCCCTAATGGGTTAGAAGCAACATacagaataaaagaaaactgCGCTTTCTTACCAAATGCAGAGAAGACTTCCTTGAGTTTCTCATCATTGTAGTCTTCACCAAAGTTTTTGATGTAAACATTGGTGAACTTCATAGCTTTGGTGCCAAACTCCACCTCCCTTTCCTTGCGGGACTTAAAGTGGCCAACAAAGCTGCAGACAGAATCAAACACACGACCAGGGGAATGAATAAAGTAAAGAAACCAagcagaaaattaaaacaatccCAGCATGGTCATTTGCTTTGTCCTGTTTTGCTGAGCAGGACAATTGGTCAggacagacacaaaaaaaaaaaacatgtcaacaaaaaaaagtgcataTTCATCTTTATTTCTCCTACACTGCAGGGACATGAAACCTTTCTGATGATCTTGCTTTGCCTGTTTAGTCCTAAAATTCCTTGACACACAAAGACAACGAACCTTAACATTCATCCTACCTACTCACTGACCTATGGAGGGAGAACTGACATTTTTCCCCCAGGGAATGGGCCTTTGCGTTGACAGATTCCAACTGAATACGTGTCGCTTCACTGAGCAAAAAACACATGGAAAAGTCATCTGCAAGAAGTCTGACGTCCTCAAATCATATCAaagtattcagcattttttgacagtttgtatagttaacagaaatatacagtatattctgTGCTACTCAGTCCTACGAGCACTACTCTCttctctacttttttttttaaataacatttttttcctttataaaCAAACTTAAGcttgtaaaataaatgatgtttaGTTTACTCACACTTTCCTATCATTCAGCAACATCCCATTCATGGTGTCAATGGCCCGGTTTGCAGCCTCATGAGTCTCAAAGTGAACAAAGCCATAGCCTTTGGATCCCTTCTCATCACACACAACCTACAACGACAGAGGCTTTAAATCAGGAACATTTCAGagatttcagtttttaaagataTGTACTCCTGCACAGGGCTGGGTGATAATTCTACCGTCATTATGATCAGATAATCtccttattgtttttaaaaactccAGTTGTCCAAATTATTTGAAGCAAACTGTTATAATAATGGAATTAGTTATGAGTATTATTGTTAAGCATGTGTAAAGATTTCATTGCACTAACCAGTTTTGTTTACAACATTTATCACCCCCAAATTGTATGAAGTGCATTATCAAACATCTGCTTAATACACACTATGCATAACAAATGGCTGTCTATAAACCATGCAGTCATCAAAAGGATGACCCAGGCCACTCACCTTGCAAGACAAAATATTGCCGAAGGCTGAGAAGGTGTCATACAGTGCCTTGTTGTCAATAGACTCATCCATGTTCTTGATGAAGATGTTTCCTACACCAGACTTCCTTAGTCCTGGGTCTCGCTGAGACCACATTATTCGGATAGGCCGGCCCTTGATAACATCGTAGTTCATTGTATCGAGGGCGCACTCCGCTAAAATAATTttgaaacaatttaaaaaatagaaaacatcaCTGAGAATTATACAAAAATACCCTCACAGACCTCTCACTGGATAATTTCAGAATACATCCAATTCTTTTAAATCATATATTTGAAAGGCGTTGCTTATGTCTGTAATACTAGATCATTGCTATAGGTCTATAGTGGGTGACACCATGTGGCACAGTGgccattttagcatcttttagtATGTTTTATTGCCCCAGCCAATTATCAAATGCCAGCAGAATCTTTCCTGGATGCAAAAATCATAGTTACAAGTTGCAGGGAACATAAAGAGAAGATTGAATATGGGTTGATTCGGTCAAAACAGGTACCATACCATCAGCTGGTTGCTGGAAATTAATGTAGGCATATCCCAGTGATCTGCGGGTGATGATGTCCCGGCAGACACGGATTGACATGATGGGTCCAGCAGGTGAGAATTTCTGGTAGAGCATGGCCTCTGTAACATCAGCATGCAGGTCTCCTACATACAAGGAGGCGAGGGGATATGCAGGTCCACTGCTGTTCATCTTGGGTTACTGCTAGTGTCGGAAAGGAGAATGTTATGTTAGGAAGATATTGCATATCCATATGCACCCATATCCCTaactaattttgagtagtgtgCATGTGCATTCATCCTACTGGAAAGAGTTAGATGAAGACATGTTAGTCTGTGCTTGGAAGAAGTTGtgtaatgaaataatgaaagtCTATATTTGTGCATATGGATGTTTTTTAGTTACTAAATCCTTATGGACAGAGACACAACACATACAATGCTGACTAAATTACATAAACACCTTTCAGTATAAGACAATTCAGTAGCATGAGATCGTGACGTTGAATCAAAacctctgaaaaacaacattcatgAACTTCACCAACATCTCACGCAATAGACTGCATTAGTGTTCGGAAAGTGGACCTAATAAAGTATGTGTACGTAAAGATCCCCCTTAATGTGTGGTTAAATGATCTTCATATAAGGATCttacttttaaaaaagattGCAAGAGAagataaaagtaaaaacaattATTAGCGGGAAAAGGTGAGACGTAAATGAacatttatcttgttttattatttttattttcttatatcATAACGTTAGCTTCCCTTAAATAAAATAGCATATCAAGCTAAAGGGAATTCAGGGAAGTGACTTTGAAATAAACCATTGGTTcaaaaaaaatagttaaaatgACTTCCCAACTGAGAGCTAGCTTAAGTTAGCTAAAGTTACAACCGTTCCTGTTGCACTTGTGACAAAACTCCTTCGGTGTCTGCTGCAGGTGAAACAACTCAAACTTGATTACAGAACCGGATGAAAATGTCTCCAAAATTAACGTTACTTACTACTTTTCATACAGCCAGTGCGTCGTAAATCTGATGTACGTTTTTTCAGTGTAGCAGGTTGTGAGCGATGTCCACTTTTTTTCCACACGGGCGGGACGTTGTATTCGTTTAATTATGACCGTGGAACACCTGCATGATTCCTCCGCGCGTATCATTTTTAATTAAGCCCATGAGAGCGCACGCTGACTGACGTGACACTCCGCGGTAAAAAGTAGTCCCcgcaaagaaaaagcaaaacactCCTATTTATTccgccctctggtggtcaaGGGGGCGGAGAGTTCTCACGCAATCTTATGACTTTTagattttgatttcttttcttccaaATCATACTGAAACATCACCTGTGAACAAAAATGAAGACGTAATGTGCCTGTTATCTTAAACGAAACTTTATTTCACTGAATGGTCTTTGACACTTTCCTATTTCTTACATGTATAGTGAAACTAGAATGGTTTTAAGatacataaacacaaagctaGAATTACACCAACCATTGTTTATCTCCATTTCTTCATTGCTTTTTAGAGCTATTCTAAATTTTCACAACCACGTGTGTGCACTGGGTAATAGACTGTTACAGAAGCAAATTTTAGCCATAAGACTTGTCAGTAAAAACAAAGCAAGTAGATACCTGATATACAGACAGGCTTCGTTCCACATTCACTAACTGCATTTTCATCAAGCATAATaataaactgacattttttttttttcaacataagATTATTTCAATTCATTGGAGCACTGTCAGAATAAACAGACTGTCAGCTATAATGTGGAATGGTGTCTTCAACTACAATATGTGGAATGTAGTGGTGATAACATGGTATTGTGACACTGAGCTTCTTTCCAAAGTGGTGGAATGGCCTTCTCCAAATTGCACCTTCAAAGTAGACCTGATTATTTTTGAGGCGATCATTCACACCAGCCATCTTTAAAACAGTAGAGAGATGCACCTGGGTTAAAAACTTGCATCAAGATTTAGCTTTTAAAGTTTGTCTGGGCTAACTCGTTTTCTCTGAAATATCTAACAACAAGCAGATGCTGCCACCTTAATGAAAGCAGAGGCTGCAAGAGAAAGCCAGGCACAGATTCTTTTTTTGGAGGGAGAAAACAACCGCTTTAAGAGGAATATTTTGCAAGCAGGGTTGATACAGTGTGGTAAGACATTTTTCAATTAACATCAATAAAAGGTTACTTTAGGTTTTACATACAGATGATAGTCAATCTTGCAAAATACATGGAACCACATTTACGCACATACAATTTCCATTGTACTGATAAGCAGCACCTGAACAGTGAGTAAAACTACAATGACAATCCATacttagttaaaaaaaaaaaaataaaggagcactgctttttaaaaagccTAATGATGTGGAATGTCTGAACAAATCTAACATGACAATTTAAGGGGTCCCTTAAAACTTTGAAACTGTGAATTTGTGAACATGATCGAGGAGCATTACACCAAGATGTCAGTGTCACAATACAGCCTGCCTCCTTTCTGTATGAGCCCACAGCAGAATTGCAGTTAGTTGAATACAGGATTGTACGTGTGTCTGgaaattcaaacacaaaacTGTTTTGGGTTGTGAAGCAAATGGAACGCCTACCATCACAGTGTTTGGTGGAAATCAACTGCCAGTTCAATTACCATACAATATAGCCTGTAAATATCATGAGGAATCACAAATaagaaagtaacaaaaaaaaagggggatgaAAAATGCACAACAAACTAGCTGGGACAAAGGGATTTGGAAGGACGATTAGAATTCACaacacccccctcccccccagaCCATACACACAAACCTTTCACTTCCTTTCACACTTGCTCACTCACtacatacagacatacacacaaagccgacaaaaacaacagcaacatggACTCACTAATCAATACAACATGTTTCCACAAAGTGACTGAATCTGCTAACTGAAAATTACCCTGTCACCTCACAGTGAACTGAGAGGGGTGAACTAGTTGGTCAGGAGCAATTCAGGCTGCTTGTCATACAGAAGTGGGAGGAGCTGATGGAGTGGAGGGGGATGTATATAAGCTGTCTGTGTTTAAGATAAGAGTGTAGGTGGATTAACAGTGCAATTCCATTAGTTTTCCCCGTCTCCAGTCTCTCCCTCATCTGCCTGGTTTTCTGATGTCCACAGCTgggaacagagaaaaacatttacattatgaATCACTGTAAATAATACTTCTGGATCAGTCAAAGGCAAAAACAGCATGGGGCTTTAAACTCACAGTCAGGTTGTCCCTTAGTAGTTGCATGATCAGGGTGCTGTCTTTGTAAGAATCCTCGTTCAAAGTGTCAAGTTCAGCAATGGCTTCATCAAATGCCTGAAATACAAACATTCAACATGTATTTTAACTTGCATCATCTAGCAGCATCCTCTAAATACTGTTTGGTAAGGAGAAAGAAATGTCaaacttgtttaaaaaagaCTGACATTTATCTTATCTAGTCAGCCCTTTGAAATAAATCCTTAAATGTTCTTACGATGTGCACAAATACTTCAATATACCAATCAGTTAAActttaaatgattttaaaaacaacatgtctTTAGGCTTTGGGACATACCGTCTTAGCCAGGCTGCAGGCCCTGTCCGGGTTGTTGAGGATTTCATAGTAGAAGACTGAGAAGTTGAGGGCCAGGCCAAGCCGGATAGGGTGTGTTGGCTGCATCTCCCCCTTGCTAATGTCAAAAGCTTGCTGGTAAGCCTGCTGGGAGTTGTCCACTGTATCTGTAGGCAGAAGCAGATTAACACAACAAAATTATTGTCACTATTtagaacacattttaaagcagtgttaattgattttttggccacttgggggcagtaGAACAAGCAAACATCAATGACATACTGCATTATGCCCTCATACTTAAAATGGCATATGCATTGTCAAACAGTAGCCTATTATGCATCAAGCAGACATGGAGCAACACTAGTATCAATTCAGAGTTATGCATCTATCAACCTGGCAAATATAAGTCCAATGTTAATTTCCTTCTAGCTCTGTTAGAGTCTTCACTATGTCCCTGAGATAAATATATTGCTCTTTAAGAGCCAAACGCTCCACTGTGTTCACTTGATAGAAGCCAACTTTGTACGTCTGCGATTTGGTCGAGAGCAGGTGACCTGCCACCTGTTTATCAGAGGGGGGcggtttttaaaagaaaatgttgttacTATTAAAAAGCTGCCTAGTGGTGCTGACAACCACAGTGACAGGGGGTGATTGTGAACCAAAATAATTCCATTTAGGGCCATCACACCTAAAAATGATCCAAAAGATGCCACACAGAGCTGAGGGGAACTGCAGAGATGCTCTTTGGGCTTGTCACCTTAAGCGACCCCTTTCACACTACAAATAGTTATCTGACCAACCGTTTATTTGTTAATGCACTTCTGAGCACATTATTTTAAAGCTTAAAGCTATAATGTAAAAAGTGTCCACACTCACCCTTCTTAGCATCCCCAGATGCAACCTCAGACAGGTATCTATAATAGTCGCCTTTCATTTTCAGATAGAACACCTTGCTTTCAGCAGCAGTTGCGTTGGTAATGAGGAAGTTGTCCAGTAGCCCCTGAAAACAATAATTGAGTTATAATCAGGAAAATGACACAAAAGCAATGTTTTCACAAGTGTAAGAActacaaaagttttttttataatccaaAAGGAATTAGAAACTCTTACCAGCACATCATGGCAGATGTCTTCCAGCTCACGTTCAATCTTCTCCCGGTATTCGCGTGCCATCTGCTGTTTTTTGTCATTGCCCTCAGTCTTCTGCT from Sparus aurata chromosome 7, fSpaAur1.1, whole genome shotgun sequence carries:
- the pabpc1l gene encoding polyadenylate-binding protein 1-like isoform X2, with amino-acid sequence MNSSGPAYPLASLYVGDLHADVTEAMLYQKFSPAGPIMSIRVCRDIITRRSLGYAYINFQQPADAECALDTMNYDVIKGRPIRIMWSQRDPGLRKSGVGNIFIKNMDESIDNKALYDTFSAFGNILSCKVVCDEKGSKGYGFVHFETHEAANRAIDTMNGMLLNDRKVFVGHFKSRKEREVEFGTKAMKFTNVYIKNFGEDYNDEKLKEVFSAFGRTLSVRVMKDERGRSRGFGFVNYANHEDAQKAVSEMNGKEINGKMVYVGRAQKRLERQGELKRKFDQIKQDRIQRYQGVNLYVKNLDDSIDDERLRKEFAPYGTITSAKVMTDGSQSKGFGFVCFSSPEEATKAVTEMNGRIVATKPLYVALAQRREERKAILTNKYMQRLATLRTMTSPIIDSYQQTGYYMTVPQPPSRSFYNHNAVSNMRPVPRWAGQPTRIQGPYTAQYVGGSAPRRGSTAIATVRQASTQAPRIVSSTHKMNNIGTQTVGGRTDMPGVTRNSQYKYSSAVRNAQQVITIPAPMTRLQVVPAPVMEPPVHIGPEPLTASMLAAAPLMDQKQLLGERLYPMIHALHPNLAGKITGMLLEIDNSELLHMLESPESLHSKVDEAIAVLQAHQVKECSPTK
- the pabpc1l gene encoding polyadenylate-binding protein 1-like isoform X1, yielding MNSSGPAYPLASLYVGDLHADVTEAMLYQKFSPAGPIMSIRVCRDIITRRSLGYAYINFQQPADAECALDTMNYDVIKGRPIRIMWSQRDPGLRKSGVGNIFIKNMDESIDNKALYDTFSAFGNILSCKVVCDEKGSKGYGFVHFETHEAANRAIDTMNGMLLNDRKVEATRIQLESVNAKAHSLGEKCQFSLHSFVGHFKSRKEREVEFGTKAMKFTNVYIKNFGEDYNDEKLKEVFSAFGRTLSVRVMKDERGRSRGFGFVNYANHEDAQKAVSEMNGKEINGKMVYVGRAQKRLERQGELKRKFDQIKQDRIQRYQGVNLYVKNLDDSIDDERLRKEFAPYGTITSAKVMTDGSQSKGFGFVCFSSPEEATKAVTEMNGRIVATKPLYVALAQRREERKAILTNKYMQRLATLRTMTSPIIDSYQQTGYYMTVPQPPSRSFYNHNAVSNMRPVPRWAGQPTRIQGPYTAQYVGGSAPRRGSTAIATVRQASTQAPRIVSSTHKMNNIGTQTVGGRTDMPGVTRNSQYKYSSAVRNAQQVITIPAPMTRLQVVPAPVMEPPVHIGPEPLTASMLAAAPLMDQKQLLGERLYPMIHALHPNLAGKITGMLLEIDNSELLHMLESPESLHSKVDEAIAVLQAHQVKECSPTK
- the LOC115585356 gene encoding 14-3-3 protein beta/alpha-1-like, yielding MDKNDLVQKAKLAEQAERYDDMAAAMKSVTEQGAELSNEERNLLSVAYKNVVGARRSSWRVISSIEQKTEGNDKKQQMAREYREKIERELEDICHDVLGLLDNFLITNATAAESKVFYLKMKGDYYRYLSEVASGDAKKDTVDNSQQAYQQAFDISKGEMQPTHPIRLGLALNFSVFYYEILNNPDRACSLAKTAFDEAIAELDTLNEDSYKDSTLIMQLLRDNLTLWTSENQADEGETGDGEN